The following nucleotide sequence is from Gimesia chilikensis.
TACCAGTCTGGGAAACTTTTTCGAGCAGTGGAACCAGGTCCCGCAGAGCGGAAATCTTGGATTCGTGAATCAGGATGTAGCAGTCTTCCAGGATACATTTCATGCCTTCGGTGTCGGTCACGAAGTAGGGAGAAATGTAACCTTTGTCGAACTGCATCCCGTCAGCGAAGGAGAGAGTGGTTTCGTTACCCTTACCTTCTTCAACGGTGATCACACCATCGCGACCGACTTTTTCGACCGCATCAGCGATGAGGTTGCCGATTTCGTTGTCATTGTTGGCGGAGATGGCACCGACCTGAGCGATTTCTGCTTTGTCGGTTACCGGCTTGGCCAGGGCTTCGATGGCTTCGACAGCTGCTTCAACGGCTTTGTCGATTCCACGGCGAACGACCATCGGGTTGGCACCCAGTGACAGACCACGCAGACCTTCGGTGTAGATGGAACGAGCTAAAACTGTGGCAGTGGTCGTACCGTCACCAGCGATATCACTGGTCTTGGTTGCGACTTCATTGACCAGTTTGGCTCCCATGTTTTCGAAGGGATCTTCGACTTCCACTTCTTTACTGACTGTAACACCGTCTTTGGTGACCACGGGGTTACCAAAGTTTTTATCGATGATCACATTGCGCCCGGTGGGGCCCATGGTGATGGCTACAGCGTCGCTGATGGTTTGCACGCCTTTTTGCAGCTTGGTACGTGCGCGATCTTCAAACAAAAGTTGCTTTGCCACGCTTATTGACTCCTCTGTTTAACAGGAACGAACATTTGATCGGATTGCTCCGTTCTCCCCTGCGTGATTTTGGTTTGAATTAGACTCTCAACTCAGAGCAGAGACTGAAGTGCCGTGGGCACGTTCAGTCTCAGTCCGGTATTCCGATAAAAGAACGTTCTTTATTTCATGATCTTGGCGAGAATGTCGCTCTCGCGCAGAATCTTGACTTCCTTGCCGGAAACTTCAATGTCGGTTCCGCCGTATTTGCCGTACAGAACTTCGTCGCCGACTTCAACGGCAACCGGGCAGCGTTCGCCGCTTTCCAGCAGACGTCCGGGACCAACGGCGATCACAGTGCCACTTTGTGGCTTTTCCTGTGCCGTGTCAGGCAGCACGATACCACCGGCAGTGGTTTCTTCAGCAACATTGGGTTCAATAACAATACGGTCATCAAGGGGATTCAGTTCCATTAAGTTAACTCCCGATTATTCCAGTAAGTCTGGTTGTATTTGTGAAGCCGGGATTCAGACCCGGTATAAATTGTTACAAACAACAGGCGGAGCCCGGTACAGGCCCCCCATCGATCTGCAGAGAGATCGACGATACGAGACTAGAAGCCTCCCATGCCAGGCATTCCCATTCCGGGCATTCCGCCGCCCATTCCAGGCATGCCACCCATACCACCCATGTCGTGGTGGTCGTCATGATGATGATCGTCTTCTTCTTCCTTGGGTTCTTCAACCACGATGGAATCAGTTGTCATCAGCAGGCAGGCAACGCTGGCTCCGTTCTGCAGAGTGGAACGAACCACTTTGGCAGGGTCAACAACACCGAACTCGAACATGTCGCCGTAGCGATCATTCAGGGCGTCGTAACCATAGGAAGCACTCTTGTCTTTCTTGACGCGGTTACTGACAACCGAACCGTCCAGACCGGCGTTTTCAGCGATTGCACGCAGCGGCATTTCCAGAACTTTCTGAACCAGAGATACTCCCAGAGCCTGGTCGCCGGACAGTTTCAGGCTTTCCAGGGCTTTGGCAGATCGCAGCAGGGCGATTCCACCACCGGGAACGATCCCTTCTTCGATGGCAGCACGCGTAGCGGCCAGAGCATCGTCGAT
It contains:
- a CDS encoding co-chaperone GroES, whose protein sequence is MELNPLDDRIVIEPNVAEETTAGGIVLPDTAQEKPQSGTVIAVGPGRLLESGERCPVAVEVGDEVLYGKYGGTDIEVSGKEVKILRESDILAKIMK